In one window of Microbacterium sp. PM5 DNA:
- a CDS encoding Asp23/Gls24 family envelope stress response protein: MATTTPTTSAVAPAAGAGKTVIVDPVIAKIAGIAASSVPGVHALGGGAARVIGSIREAVGAKDLGQGVNVEVGETQVAADITIVAEYPEQLQRVATDVRTAVADAITELAGMEVTEVNVTVVDVHIPGDDEAPAPERVQ; this comes from the coding sequence ATGGCTACCACGACCCCCACCACCTCCGCCGTCGCACCTGCTGCGGGCGCCGGCAAGACCGTCATCGTCGACCCGGTCATCGCCAAGATCGCCGGCATCGCCGCCTCTTCCGTGCCCGGCGTGCACGCCCTCGGCGGCGGAGCCGCGCGCGTCATCGGCAGCATCCGTGAGGCCGTGGGCGCCAAGGATCTGGGTCAGGGTGTGAACGTCGAGGTCGGCGAGACGCAGGTCGCCGCCGACATCACGATCGTGGCCGAGTACCCCGAGCAGCTGCAGCGCGTCGCGACCGACGTGCGCACGGCCGTCGCCGATGCCATCACCGAGCTCGCCGGCATGGAGGTCACCGAGGTCAATGTGACCGTCGTCGACGTCCACATCCCGGGTGACGACGAGGCTCCCGCCCCGGAGCGTGTCCAGTGA
- a CDS encoding DUF2273 domain-containing protein produces MTGGGPTVWGAVAGAVLAVAALAFGFWGMVLVAALAAIGGLIGAAVSGRIDLRAAIDAARGRRVG; encoded by the coding sequence GTGACCGGCGGGGGTCCCACGGTGTGGGGAGCGGTCGCGGGCGCGGTGCTCGCCGTCGCCGCACTGGCGTTCGGCTTCTGGGGCATGGTGCTCGTGGCGGCTCTCGCCGCCATCGGCGGCCTCATCGGCGCCGCGGTGTCGGGTCGCATCGACCTGCGCGCCGCGATCGATGCCGCCCGCGGCCGGCGGGTGGGCTGA
- a CDS encoding CsbD family protein yields MGLADDIKNTAENLTGKAKEAIGNLTDNDKLVAEGKADQVKAHAKDAAADVKDAAKDAKDALGGK; encoded by the coding sequence ATGGGCCTCGCAGATGACATCAAGAACACCGCCGAGAACCTGACCGGCAAGGCCAAGGAGGCGATCGGTAACCTCACCGACAACGACAAGCTCGTCGCCGAGGGCAAGGCCGACCAGGTCAAGGCCCACGCGAAGGACGCCGCAGCCGACGTCAAGGATGCGGCCAAGGACGCGAAGGACGCTCTCGGCGGTAAGTGA
- a CDS encoding ABC transporter ATP-binding protein: MSSASTTRPSRSRRRTPDDGPRASLRQLLPFVFEQKGVLVVVAVLSVLAAVATLAQPLVVGQVIDRVQKQDPLGLLVWVLVGLVVASSVISGIQHFLLQRTGTAVVYSSRRRLIAQLLHLPVQEYDARRTGDLVSRVGTDTTLLYAVLTQGLADSIGNALIFVGAIVAMFIIDPVLLVLILVVVGASVAVVVALSGRIRRATAVQQEKVGELASGVERAVGSIRTIRASGASERERESIEHTARGAYEAGVQVAKASAFVVPVAGVALQLSLLVVLGVGGFRVASGAITIAGLVTFVMFLFFLVQPLGSFFGAITSVGQALGALGRIQEVLDLRTETACDAEVAASVAVGTSPISTAAAHDSHETTAAIEFREVHFAYPDAVVSARRRSETEAAALLAEAHADATVAVSEAPGEVLRGVSFRVPRGARVALVGPSGAGKSTALALIERFYDPTAGSILLDGVDLRGIDRTRLRAQLGYVEQDAPTLAGTIADNLRLASPSASDEECARVLRAVNLGDVLERSSLGLNAPVGEAGVMLSGGERQRLAIARALLAAPPVLLLDESTSSLDGLNEQRMREAIDAVASGRTLVVIAHRLSTVVDSDLIVVMDHGRVVGQGTHSELVETVPLYRDLAKHQLLV; the protein is encoded by the coding sequence ATGTCCTCTGCCAGCACCACCCGCCCTTCCCGCTCCCGACGCCGCACGCCCGATGACGGCCCTCGCGCGAGTCTGCGACAGCTGCTCCCCTTCGTCTTCGAGCAGAAGGGCGTGCTCGTCGTCGTCGCGGTGCTGAGCGTGCTCGCCGCCGTCGCGACCCTCGCCCAGCCTCTGGTGGTCGGTCAGGTCATCGACCGGGTGCAGAAGCAGGACCCGCTCGGCCTGCTGGTGTGGGTGCTGGTGGGCCTCGTCGTCGCCTCCTCCGTGATCAGCGGCATCCAGCACTTCCTCCTGCAGCGCACCGGTACGGCCGTCGTCTACTCGAGTCGGCGCCGTCTCATCGCCCAGCTGCTGCATCTTCCCGTCCAGGAGTACGACGCGCGGCGCACCGGTGACCTCGTCTCGCGGGTCGGCACCGACACGACCCTGCTGTATGCGGTGCTCACCCAGGGTCTGGCGGACTCGATCGGCAACGCGCTCATCTTCGTCGGCGCGATCGTGGCGATGTTCATCATCGACCCGGTGCTGCTCGTGCTCATCCTGGTCGTAGTCGGCGCGTCGGTCGCCGTCGTGGTGGCGCTCAGCGGCCGCATCCGCCGCGCGACCGCCGTTCAGCAGGAGAAGGTGGGAGAGCTGGCCTCGGGCGTGGAGCGCGCCGTCGGATCGATCCGCACGATCCGCGCCTCGGGCGCGTCCGAACGCGAACGCGAGAGCATCGAGCACACCGCGCGGGGAGCGTACGAGGCCGGGGTGCAGGTCGCCAAGGCATCGGCGTTCGTGGTTCCGGTCGCCGGCGTCGCCCTGCAGCTGTCGCTGCTCGTCGTGCTCGGCGTCGGCGGCTTCCGCGTGGCCTCGGGCGCGATCACGATCGCCGGGCTGGTGACATTCGTGATGTTCCTGTTCTTCCTCGTGCAGCCGCTCGGCTCGTTCTTCGGCGCAATCACCTCGGTCGGCCAGGCGTTGGGGGCGCTGGGGCGCATCCAGGAGGTCCTGGACCTGCGCACCGAGACCGCGTGCGATGCGGAGGTCGCGGCATCGGTCGCCGTCGGCACCTCCCCGATCTCCACGGCCGCCGCACACGACAGCCACGAGACGACCGCCGCGATCGAGTTCCGCGAGGTGCATTTCGCCTACCCGGATGCCGTGGTCAGCGCGCGCCGCCGCTCGGAGACCGAGGCGGCGGCTCTGCTCGCCGAAGCCCACGCCGACGCGACGGTGGCGGTCTCGGAGGCGCCCGGAGAGGTGCTGCGCGGGGTGTCGTTCCGCGTCCCCCGCGGGGCGCGCGTCGCCCTCGTCGGGCCGTCGGGGGCGGGAAAGTCCACCGCTCTCGCCCTGATCGAGCGGTTCTACGACCCGACGGCAGGCTCGATCCTGCTCGACGGTGTCGACCTGCGCGGGATCGACCGCACGCGGCTGCGTGCCCAGCTCGGCTATGTCGAGCAGGACGCGCCGACGCTCGCCGGGACGATCGCGGACAACCTGCGGCTGGCGTCGCCGTCGGCATCCGACGAGGAATGCGCCCGGGTGCTGCGCGCCGTGAACCTCGGCGACGTCCTGGAACGCTCGAGCCTGGGGTTGAACGCGCCGGTGGGCGAGGCCGGCGTCATGCTGTCGGGCGGCGAACGGCAACGGCTGGCGATCGCCCGCGCCCTTCTCGCCGCTCCCCCGGTGCTGCTGCTGGATGAGTCGACGTCATCGCTCGACGGCCTCAACGAACAGCGCATGCGCGAAGCGATCGACGCCGTCGCCTCGGGGCGGACGCTCGTCGTGATCGCGCACCGCTTGTCGACGGTCGTCGACAGCGACCTCATCGTCGTGATGGATCACGGTCGAGTCGTCGGGCAGGGCACCCACTCCGAACTCGTCGAGACGGTGCCGCTGTACCGCGACCTCGCGAAGCACCAGCTGCTCGTCTGA
- a CDS encoding ATP-binding cassette domain-containing protein, protein MPAPVISAHQLVKSYKVKGKADFVAVDGLSFEVAPGESFGLLGPNGAGKSTTMKMIGAVSTRSGGDLQILGLDPDRYGPEIRSRLGVVPQQDNLDGELNARENLYIYGRYFGLPSKVCHEKADELLAFAQLEDKAKNKVDQLSGGMKRRLTIARGLINDPRILLLDEPTTGLDPQARHVLWDRLFRLKERGTTLVLTTHYMDEAEQLCDRLIVVDKGRIMAEGTPASLIREHSSREVLEVRFGSDRNAQVAGQLAGIGDRVEVLPDRILIYADNGEAALERVTSLGLEPITSLVRRSSLEDVFLRLTGRSLIE, encoded by the coding sequence GTGCCTGCTCCCGTCATCTCCGCGCATCAGCTCGTGAAGTCCTACAAGGTCAAGGGCAAGGCCGACTTCGTCGCCGTCGACGGCCTCAGCTTCGAGGTCGCGCCCGGCGAGTCGTTCGGTCTTCTCGGACCCAACGGTGCCGGCAAGTCGACGACGATGAAGATGATCGGCGCCGTCTCGACCCGCTCGGGCGGCGACCTGCAGATCCTCGGCCTCGACCCGGATCGCTACGGTCCCGAGATCCGGTCGCGGCTCGGCGTCGTGCCGCAGCAGGACAATCTCGACGGCGAGCTCAACGCCCGCGAGAATCTGTACATCTACGGCCGGTATTTCGGCCTCCCCAGCAAGGTGTGCCACGAGAAGGCCGATGAGCTGCTCGCCTTCGCGCAGCTCGAGGACAAGGCGAAGAACAAAGTCGACCAGCTCTCCGGCGGCATGAAACGGCGCCTCACCATCGCGCGAGGGCTCATCAACGATCCGCGCATCCTGCTGCTCGATGAGCCGACCACGGGCCTCGACCCGCAGGCGCGTCACGTCCTGTGGGACCGCCTGTTCCGCCTCAAGGAGCGCGGCACGACCCTGGTGCTGACCACGCACTACATGGATGAGGCCGAGCAGCTGTGCGATCGCCTCATCGTCGTCGACAAGGGGCGCATCATGGCCGAGGGCACCCCGGCATCCCTCATCCGGGAGCACTCCAGCCGTGAAGTGCTCGAAGTGCGCTTCGGTTCGGATCGCAACGCCCAGGTCGCCGGCCAGCTGGCCGGTATCGGCGACCGCGTCGAGGTGCTTCCCGACCGCATCCTCATCTACGCCGACAACGGTGAGGCCGCCCTCGAGCGCGTCACCTCGCTGGGACTCGAGCCGATCACCTCGCTCGTGCGCCGCTCCTCGCTGGAGGACGTCTTCCTCCGCCTCACGGGAAGGTCGCTGATCGAATGA
- a CDS encoding ABC transporter permease, whose translation MSTSSTDAAAHPSLEALRAEAMQWGRKPRRRGTWYVTEHMVRAMRAYGWTIIVGAVGQPILYLLGLAVGLAALIRVPIVDHGQEVSYLMFVAPALLATATISVASEELTYPVMAGFKWRRYFYGFNASPLSSPQIANGVVAGATARMVVASAAYYLIVWLLPFGAVPHPATGWLAVFAGVLAGLAFGIPLMAYAGSIEDDKGQFALVQRFLFMPMFLFSGTFYPLDSLPLWLQWIGWISPLWHGAELGRVATYGAAVDPVMVAVHLVYLLALAVVGYLFARRVFTERLAK comes from the coding sequence ATGAGCACCTCGTCGACGGATGCCGCGGCGCACCCGAGCCTGGAGGCGTTGCGGGCCGAGGCGATGCAGTGGGGTCGCAAGCCCCGCCGTCGCGGCACCTGGTACGTCACCGAGCACATGGTGCGCGCCATGCGCGCCTACGGCTGGACGATCATCGTCGGCGCCGTCGGTCAGCCCATCCTGTACCTGCTGGGGCTCGCCGTGGGCCTGGCGGCCCTCATCCGCGTGCCGATCGTCGATCACGGCCAGGAGGTGAGCTACCTCATGTTCGTCGCCCCGGCGCTGCTGGCGACCGCGACGATCTCGGTGGCCAGCGAGGAGCTCACCTACCCGGTCATGGCGGGCTTCAAGTGGCGCCGCTACTTCTACGGCTTCAACGCGTCGCCGCTGTCGAGCCCGCAGATCGCGAACGGCGTGGTCGCGGGAGCGACCGCGCGTATGGTCGTCGCCTCGGCGGCGTACTACCTGATCGTGTGGCTGCTGCCGTTCGGGGCGGTGCCGCACCCGGCGACCGGATGGCTCGCGGTGTTCGCCGGGGTGCTGGCGGGGCTCGCCTTCGGCATCCCGCTCATGGCCTATGCGGGCTCGATCGAAGACGACAAGGGACAGTTCGCTCTCGTGCAGCGCTTCCTCTTCATGCCGATGTTCCTCTTCTCCGGAACGTTCTATCCGCTGGACTCGCTGCCCCTGTGGCTGCAGTGGATCGGGTGGATTTCGCCGCTGTGGCACGGCGCGGAACTGGGCCGTGTCGCCACCTACGGCGCGGCGGTCGACCCCGTGATGGTCGCCGTCCACCTCGTCTATCTGCTCGCTCTCGCGGTGGTCGGCTATCTGTTCGCCCGCCGCGTCTTCACCGAGAGGCTCGCGAAATGA
- a CDS encoding ABC transporter permease, whose product MSAVVEAPQGAVRRGGVRALWAGNPGAVVQRGLIAARSSSWAVVLSGFFEPVFYLASMGIGLGALIGDVETAQGASVSYAAFIAPALLAVSAMNGAIYDSTWNVFFKLNYGKLYEGMLATSLGPLDVALGEILYALLRGLAYATGFMIIMQILGLNLAWTAVLALPAVVLIAFGFASLGMAVTSYMKTFQQMDWINFVLLPMFLFSATFYPITVYPGWVQQIVMALPLWHGVELIRGLTTGILNVDMLWHVLYYAVMIAIGLVFTTKRLRALFLD is encoded by the coding sequence ATGAGCGCGGTCGTCGAGGCGCCGCAGGGGGCCGTCCGTCGCGGAGGCGTGCGCGCCCTGTGGGCGGGCAACCCCGGTGCCGTCGTCCAGCGCGGCCTGATCGCTGCGCGGTCTTCCAGCTGGGCGGTCGTGCTCTCCGGCTTCTTCGAGCCCGTGTTCTACCTCGCCTCGATGGGTATCGGCCTCGGCGCGCTCATCGGCGACGTCGAGACCGCACAGGGCGCCAGTGTCAGCTACGCCGCCTTCATCGCGCCGGCACTGCTGGCGGTCTCTGCGATGAACGGCGCCATCTACGACTCCACCTGGAACGTCTTCTTCAAGCTCAACTACGGCAAGCTCTACGAGGGCATGCTCGCGACCTCGCTGGGCCCGCTCGACGTCGCGCTGGGTGAGATCCTCTACGCGCTGCTGCGCGGTCTCGCGTACGCGACCGGGTTCATGATCATCATGCAGATCCTCGGGCTCAACCTCGCGTGGACGGCGGTGCTCGCCCTGCCCGCGGTGGTCCTGATCGCGTTCGGCTTCGCGAGCCTCGGCATGGCCGTCACGAGCTACATGAAGACGTTCCAGCAGATGGACTGGATCAACTTCGTCCTCCTGCCGATGTTCCTCTTCTCCGCCACCTTCTACCCGATCACGGTCTACCCCGGCTGGGTTCAGCAGATCGTCATGGCCCTGCCGCTGTGGCACGGCGTGGAGCTGATCCGGGGGCTGACCACCGGCATCCTGAACGTCGACATGCTGTGGCACGTCCTCTACTACGCCGTGATGATCGCGATCGGTCTCGTCTTCACGACGAAGCGGCTGCGCGCGCTGTTCCTCGACTGA
- a CDS encoding MFS transporter: protein MSTATAAPAAPVNSRARVITASLVGTTIEFYDFYVYATAAVLVFPALFFPTGNETTALLSSFAVFGAAMIARPIGAVVFGHFGDRFGRKATLVASLLTMGIATFLIGCLPTFAGIGWWAALLLLILRLFQGFALGGEWSGAALVATENAPKGKRAWYGTFPQLGAPIGFIIANALFLVINFALPHPDGPTQRSEAFLAWGWRVPFLFSAVMVIIGLWVRLKLVESETFTTAEKKGAIRRFPLGEVVRGHWKNLILGTFIMLATYVLFYLMTSFTLAYGTKATDAPVAGLGFGYTDFVIMQIIGVVFFGVFTLLSGPIADAVGRRKLLIWVTALIGVLGLTFNVFLLPAVDPKFTGALVQAFLVFGFMLMGATFGPMGAVLPELFPTNVRYTGSAIAYNVSSILGAAVAPSIALGLWAAAGGEPWLVGVYLSGSAVLTLIALILSRETKDVDYETNIGLGETGSL, encoded by the coding sequence ATGTCCACCGCCACCGCGGCCCCCGCCGCACCCGTCAACTCCCGCGCTCGCGTGATCACTGCGAGCCTGGTCGGAACGACGATCGAGTTCTACGACTTCTACGTCTACGCGACCGCCGCCGTGCTCGTCTTCCCCGCCCTCTTCTTCCCGACCGGCAACGAGACCACCGCCCTCCTGTCGTCGTTCGCGGTCTTCGGGGCAGCGATGATCGCGCGCCCCATCGGCGCGGTGGTCTTCGGACACTTCGGCGACCGCTTCGGTCGGAAGGCCACGCTCGTGGCGTCGCTTCTCACGATGGGTATCGCGACCTTCCTGATCGGGTGTCTGCCGACGTTCGCCGGAATCGGCTGGTGGGCAGCGCTCCTGCTGCTGATCCTCCGCCTCTTCCAGGGCTTCGCCCTCGGCGGCGAGTGGTCGGGCGCCGCGCTCGTGGCCACCGAGAACGCCCCGAAGGGCAAGCGCGCCTGGTACGGCACCTTTCCCCAGCTGGGCGCTCCGATCGGCTTCATCATCGCCAACGCGCTCTTCCTCGTGATCAACTTCGCCCTGCCGCACCCCGACGGCCCGACCCAGCGCTCCGAGGCCTTCCTCGCCTGGGGCTGGCGTGTGCCCTTCCTCTTCTCGGCCGTCATGGTGATCATCGGCCTCTGGGTGCGCCTGAAGCTCGTCGAGTCCGAGACCTTCACGACCGCCGAGAAGAAGGGCGCCATCCGCCGCTTCCCCCTGGGCGAGGTCGTCCGCGGACACTGGAAGAACCTGATCCTCGGCACGTTCATCATGCTGGCCACGTATGTGCTCTTCTACCTGATGACGAGCTTCACCCTCGCCTACGGCACGAAGGCGACGGATGCGCCGGTCGCCGGCCTCGGATTCGGCTACACCGACTTCGTGATCATGCAGATCATCGGCGTGGTGTTCTTCGGAGTCTTCACGCTGCTGTCGGGTCCCATCGCCGACGCGGTCGGCCGGCGGAAGCTGCTCATCTGGGTCACGGCGTTGATCGGTGTGCTCGGCCTCACGTTCAACGTGTTCCTGCTGCCCGCCGTCGATCCGAAGTTCACGGGCGCACTGGTGCAGGCCTTCCTCGTCTTCGGCTTCATGCTGATGGGAGCCACCTTCGGCCCCATGGGCGCCGTGCTGCCGGAGCTCTTCCCGACCAACGTCCGCTACACGGGTTCGGCGATCGCCTACAACGTCTCGTCGATCCTGGGCGCCGCTGTCGCACCGTCGATCGCCCTGGGACTCTGGGCCGCCGCCGGCGGCGAGCCGTGGCTCGTGGGCGTCTACCTGTCGGGCTCCGCCGTGCTCACTCTCATCGCACTGATCCTCTCCCGCGAGACCAAGGACGTCGACTACGAGACGAACATCGGCCTCGGCGAGACCGGCTCGCTCTGA
- a CDS encoding Fe-S protein, translating to MEILRHVVVLVHLTGFAILFGAWVVEAVGQRRVTRLMTWGMLIAAVAGLALAAPWGIDYPLNYTKLGVKLVVLLAIGALLGIGTARQRKASAVPPVMFWLVGILTILNAALAVLWR from the coding sequence ATGGAGATCCTGCGTCACGTCGTCGTCCTCGTCCACCTCACCGGATTCGCCATCCTCTTCGGCGCCTGGGTCGTCGAGGCGGTGGGCCAGCGCCGCGTCACCCGACTCATGACGTGGGGCATGCTGATCGCGGCCGTCGCCGGCCTCGCTCTGGCCGCCCCGTGGGGCATCGACTACCCGCTGAACTACACCAAGCTCGGCGTCAAGCTCGTCGTGCTGCTCGCGATCGGCGCGCTCCTCGGGATCGGCACCGCGCGCCAGCGCAAGGCGAGCGCGGTGCCGCCCGTGATGTTCTGGCTGGTCGGCATCCTGACCATCCTCAACGCCGCCCTCGCGGTGCTCTGGCGCTGA
- the ribH gene encoding 6,7-dimethyl-8-ribityllumazine synthase encodes MSGHGAPETAPIDATGLRVVVIAGLWHDVITDGLIAGAERVLSASGAEWSLERVPGSFELPVAAKAALDAGADAVVALGVIIRGGTPHFDFVSSAATDGLTRVALDTGKPVGFGVLTLDDEQQGIDRAGLPGSKEDKGAEAADAALRTALLLQRLRG; translated from the coding sequence ATGAGCGGCCACGGAGCCCCTGAGACCGCCCCGATCGACGCCACCGGACTGCGCGTCGTCGTCATCGCCGGTCTGTGGCACGACGTCATCACCGACGGCCTGATCGCCGGTGCGGAGCGGGTGCTCTCGGCATCCGGCGCCGAGTGGAGCCTGGAGCGCGTACCCGGCTCGTTCGAGCTGCCCGTCGCGGCGAAGGCGGCTCTGGATGCCGGGGCGGATGCCGTCGTCGCGCTCGGTGTGATCATCCGCGGCGGCACGCCGCACTTCGACTTCGTCTCGTCTGCCGCCACCGACGGCCTCACCCGGGTCGCCCTCGACACCGGCAAGCCGGTCGGCTTCGGGGTGCTGACCCTGGACGACGAGCAGCAGGGCATCGACCGGGCGGGCCTGCCCGGTTCGAAGGAGGACAAGGGTGCAGAAGCCGCGGATGCCGCGCTGCGCACCGCGCTGCTCCTCCAGCGCCTTCGCGGCTGA
- the ribA gene encoding GTP cyclohydrolase II has protein sequence MSLSTIPEALEALRAGRPVIVADDESRENEGDIILSAQLATPEWLAWTIRWSSGFICAPMPAEWADRLDLPPMVAVNEDARGTAYTVSVDAADRVSTGISATDRSHTLNVLADPASVPSSVIRPGHILPLRAVDGGVRERAGHTEAGVELMRLAGLQPVAAIGEVVAEDGSMMRLPGLEELGAREGVPVITIEQLIAYLDEIEPTGAPASVAAAQKRRVSLRAEATVPTSHGTFRFLAYKDRVTGTDHIAVVSGDLTEDAPLVRVHSECLTGEAFGSQKCECGPQLDAALDRIDKDGGVVIYMRGHEGRGIGLINKLRAYSLQERGLDTVDANLALGLPADARDYAAAGGILADLGVDRIRLLTNNSDKVKQLRELGLDIVEQVPLLVGVGANNHQYLATKRDRMGHIITAEELDAALAHSTEEHA, from the coding sequence ATGAGCCTTTCCACCATCCCCGAGGCCCTCGAGGCGCTGCGCGCCGGACGGCCCGTCATCGTCGCCGACGACGAGAGCCGCGAGAACGAAGGCGACATCATCCTGTCGGCTCAGCTCGCCACGCCCGAATGGCTCGCCTGGACGATCCGCTGGTCCAGCGGCTTCATCTGCGCGCCCATGCCCGCCGAGTGGGCCGACCGCCTCGACCTGCCGCCGATGGTGGCGGTGAACGAGGACGCTCGCGGCACCGCCTACACCGTGAGCGTGGACGCCGCCGACCGCGTCTCGACCGGCATCAGCGCGACCGACCGCTCGCACACGCTCAACGTGCTCGCCGACCCGGCATCCGTTCCGTCGTCGGTGATCCGACCGGGTCACATCCTGCCGTTGCGCGCCGTGGACGGCGGAGTGCGCGAGCGTGCGGGTCACACGGAGGCCGGTGTGGAGCTCATGCGCCTCGCGGGCCTGCAGCCGGTCGCCGCGATCGGCGAGGTCGTCGCCGAGGACGGATCGATGATGCGCCTGCCGGGCCTGGAAGAGCTCGGCGCGCGCGAGGGCGTTCCGGTGATCACGATCGAGCAGCTCATCGCCTACCTCGACGAGATCGAGCCGACGGGAGCTCCGGCGAGTGTCGCGGCGGCGCAGAAGCGCCGCGTGAGCCTGCGCGCCGAAGCGACCGTGCCCACGTCCCACGGCACGTTCCGCTTCCTCGCGTACAAGGACCGGGTGACCGGCACCGATCACATCGCGGTCGTCTCGGGTGACCTCACCGAGGACGCGCCGCTCGTGCGGGTGCACTCCGAGTGCCTCACCGGAGAAGCGTTCGGCTCGCAGAAGTGCGAGTGCGGCCCGCAGCTGGATGCCGCTCTGGACCGTATCGACAAGGACGGCGGGGTCGTCATCTACATGCGCGGTCACGAGGGCCGCGGCATCGGCCTCATCAACAAGCTGCGCGCCTACAGCCTGCAGGAGCGGGGTCTGGACACCGTCGACGCGAACCTCGCCCTGGGCCTGCCCGCCGATGCCCGCGACTATGCGGCGGCCGGCGGCATCCTGGCCGACCTCGGCGTCGATCGCATCCGCCTGCTGACCAACAACTCCGACAAGGTCAAGCAACTGCGCGAGCTCGGACTCGATATCGTCGAGCAGGTGCCGCTGCTGGTCGGCGTCGGCGCCAACAACCACCAATATCTGGCGACCAAGCGCGATCGCATGGGCCACATCATCACCGCCGAAGAGCTCGATGCGGCTCTCGCGCACAGCACGGAGGAGCACGCATGA
- a CDS encoding riboflavin synthase, protein MFTGIIEERGEIVAVEPSGDGVRMTVRAPLAVSDAHHGDSISVSGVCLTVVDQGEDWFTADVMRQSLDMATLGAFGPGTRVNLERAMAAHGRLGGHIVQGHVDGTGTVREVRPGAQWRVIRISLPADLAPLVVDKGSIAVDGVSLTVSNASDAAAADAWFEVSLIPETLEATTLGDRVAGDRVNLETDILARHVQRLLAFAPPVSDSTDSLTEGGSR, encoded by the coding sequence ATGTTCACCGGAATCATCGAAGAGCGCGGCGAGATCGTCGCCGTCGAGCCGTCGGGCGACGGTGTGCGGATGACCGTCCGTGCACCGCTGGCCGTCTCCGACGCTCACCACGGAGACTCGATCTCGGTCAGCGGCGTCTGCTTGACCGTCGTCGACCAGGGCGAGGACTGGTTCACCGCCGACGTGATGCGCCAGAGCCTGGACATGGCGACCCTGGGCGCGTTCGGTCCCGGCACCCGCGTGAACCTCGAGCGCGCCATGGCCGCGCACGGCCGCCTGGGCGGACACATCGTTCAGGGACACGTCGACGGGACCGGCACGGTTCGGGAGGTTCGCCCCGGAGCGCAGTGGCGGGTCATCCGCATCTCACTGCCCGCGGACCTCGCTCCGCTCGTCGTCGACAAGGGATCGATCGCCGTCGACGGGGTCTCTCTCACGGTTTCGAATGCGTCGGATGCCGCCGCCGCCGATGCCTGGTTCGAGGTGTCGCTGATTCCCGAGACCCTGGAGGCGACGACCCTCGGCGACCGCGTCGCCGGAGACCGCGTCAACCTCGAGACCGACATCCTCGCGCGTCACGTGCAGCGCCTGCTCGCCTTCGCTCCCCCTGTGTCCGATTCCACCGACTCCCTCACCGAAGGAGGCTCACGATGA